In the genome of Dehalococcoidia bacterium, one region contains:
- a CDS encoding AzlC family ABC transporter permease — MSRFLEFKNGCFAEMPLQLGVFPFGLAFGILGAESGLTQLQTFLLSSIVFAGASQIVFAQLIATLTPASIIIGTVGIVNLRHILYGISLSEYLRELPLRWRLLLAYLITDESFAVSYKRFSENEKTKNMHYHLLGSGLTLWFSWQIGTLLGIFTGHFVPESLNLEFAIPLTFIAVVAISIKDRPKLAVFLISALMAVILKDLPWNLWIIGSALIAIAAGVLLSNLGKVKQ; from the coding sequence CCTTTGCAGCTTGGAGTATTTCCTTTTGGCCTTGCTTTCGGAATTTTAGGAGCGGAGAGTGGGCTAACTCAGCTCCAGACTTTCTTATTGTCATCGATAGTCTTTGCTGGAGCCAGCCAAATTGTTTTTGCGCAATTAATAGCCACCCTGACTCCGGCGTCAATAATTATTGGGACTGTTGGAATAGTGAATTTGCGACATATTCTTTATGGCATTTCCCTGTCCGAATACTTGAGAGAGCTACCATTGCGGTGGAGATTGTTACTTGCCTATCTTATTACTGATGAATCCTTTGCTGTTTCATACAAACGCTTCTCTGAAAATGAAAAAACTAAGAACATGCACTACCATTTGCTGGGCAGCGGGCTAACCTTATGGTTTTCCTGGCAAATTGGAACACTCCTTGGCATTTTCACCGGTCATTTTGTCCCAGAATCTTTAAATCTTGAATTCGCTATACCCCTGACATTTATTGCAGTAGTAGCAATATCCATTAAAGATAGACCGAAGCTGGCGGTATTCTTGATTAGCGCTTTGATGGCCGTTATTTTGAAAGATTTGCCCTGGAATTTGTGGATTATTGGTTCTGCTTTAATTGCTATCGCTGCAGGGGTGTTGCTGTCTAACCTCGGGAAGGTTAAGCAATGA